Proteins found in one Brevibacillus brevis genomic segment:
- a CDS encoding Spo0B C-terminal domain-containing protein: MRDERRLFTHQTDQLLTVLNRQRHDWLNHVQVLLGYLHLNRTEQGEAHLKRIAQMAMQESMVARLNSSLLSVFFLTFNALNNELLLEVDVCNHVDLTRVVLNEQDLFQLVSEILCTVNDHVDQSGYEAASMQVSLQMDERGVHFRFDLAGVLRASGMEELEKLIRKSEQSTVEVTEWIHTEEEWVLKLVVPFAE, encoded by the coding sequence ATGAGGGACGAGCGGAGGCTGTTTACGCATCAGACAGACCAACTGCTGACCGTTCTGAACAGGCAGCGGCATGACTGGTTGAACCATGTTCAGGTTCTGCTCGGCTATTTGCATTTGAACCGTACTGAACAAGGAGAGGCCCATTTGAAGCGCATCGCACAGATGGCGATGCAGGAATCGATGGTGGCCCGATTGAATAGCTCCTTGTTGTCCGTCTTCTTCTTGACATTTAACGCACTGAACAATGAATTGCTTTTAGAAGTAGACGTGTGCAATCATGTGGATCTCACGCGAGTAGTTTTGAACGAGCAAGACTTGTTTCAGTTGGTGTCAGAGATATTATGCACAGTGAACGATCATGTAGACCAGAGTGGATACGAAGCAGCCAGCATGCAAGTGAGCTTGCAGATGGATGAGCGTGGCGTTCATTTTCGTTTTGACCTGGCCGGTGTACTTCGTGCATCGGGAATGGAAGAATTGGAAAAGCTGATACGTAAAAGCGAACAGAGTACGGTGGAGGTCACCGAGTGGATACATACGGAAGAAGAATGGGTCCTGAAATTGGTGGTTCCATTCGCGGAATGA
- the obgE gene encoding GTPase ObgE, with protein MFVDQVKVYVKGGDGGNGAVSFRREKYVPLGGPAGGDGGQGGDVVFVVDEGLRTLVDFRYQRHFKAPRGEHGRNKSQHGAGAEDMVVRVPPGTTVIDDDTKEVIADLVEQGQRAVIAKGGRGGRGNIRFANSSNPAPHISENGEPGQERYIVMELKLIADVGLVGYPSVGKSTLLSSVTAAKPKIAAYHFTTLTPNLGVVDLGEQSFVMADLPGLIEGAHEGVGLGHQFLRHVERTRLIVHVIDMAAVDGRDPYEDYLQINRELTMYNLKLEDRPQIVVANKMELPEAEENLRIFKEKAPDVKVYEISAATRQGVQELMYAIGDTLATIPDKPAVEEVAEVEERVVFRAEKEPEAFEITRDNDVFVVSGEKIEKLVRMTNLNSYDAAQRFARQMRSMGVDDALRKLGAKDGDTVRIGKLEFDFVE; from the coding sequence ATGTTTGTCGATCAGGTAAAAGTATATGTAAAAGGCGGGGACGGTGGTAATGGAGCCGTCTCCTTTCGCCGGGAGAAGTACGTACCGCTGGGTGGTCCAGCGGGTGGAGATGGTGGTCAAGGTGGAGATGTCGTATTTGTCGTGGATGAAGGTCTGCGTACACTGGTAGATTTCCGCTATCAACGACATTTCAAAGCACCTCGCGGAGAGCATGGCCGCAACAAATCTCAGCACGGAGCAGGCGCGGAAGATATGGTCGTGCGCGTGCCACCGGGAACAACTGTCATTGATGATGATACCAAAGAAGTAATTGCCGATCTCGTGGAGCAAGGACAACGTGCTGTGATCGCAAAAGGCGGACGTGGTGGACGAGGCAATATTCGTTTTGCCAACTCTTCGAATCCAGCTCCACACATCTCGGAGAACGGTGAGCCAGGTCAAGAGCGTTACATTGTCATGGAGCTCAAACTGATTGCAGATGTGGGCTTGGTTGGTTATCCGAGTGTAGGAAAGTCCACGCTGCTGTCCAGTGTAACAGCTGCGAAGCCAAAAATTGCGGCGTACCACTTTACGACGCTGACACCGAACCTGGGTGTTGTGGATTTGGGGGAGCAGAGCTTCGTCATGGCTGACTTGCCAGGATTGATTGAAGGCGCGCATGAAGGTGTAGGCCTTGGTCATCAATTCCTGCGTCACGTAGAGCGTACACGCTTGATCGTCCACGTGATTGACATGGCAGCGGTTGATGGACGCGATCCATACGAGGATTATTTGCAGATCAACCGAGAGCTGACGATGTATAACCTCAAGCTCGAAGATCGTCCGCAAATTGTAGTCGCGAACAAAATGGAATTGCCAGAAGCAGAGGAAAACCTGCGTATTTTCAAGGAAAAAGCTCCAGATGTGAAGGTGTACGAAATCTCTGCTGCAACCCGTCAAGGCGTACAAGAACTGATGTATGCGATCGGGGATACCTTGGCGACGATTCCGGACAAGCCTGCTGTAGAGGAAGTTGCGGAAGTGGAAGAGCGCGTGGTCTTCCGAGCAGAAAAAGAACCAGAGGCATTCGAGATTACGCGTGATAATGATGTGTTTGTCGTCAGCGGTGAAAAGATCGAGAAACTCGTACGCATGACGAATCTGAACAGCTATGATGCAGCCCAGCGTTTTGCAAGACAAATGCGCAGTATGGGTGTAGATGATGCTCTGCGCAAGCTAGGAGCAAAAGACGGGGATACCGTTCGGATCGGCAAATTAGAGTTTGACTTTGTGGAGTGA
- a CDS encoding PilZ domain-containing protein — MIDIPSLNPFLGDKRLQRGATLPLIISKQVKTPVQVLVEHAKGSYLVVSYEMKPETKAELLGSTVRIRWETDAAVNTIDLEVVSEQTLWPIKLLGMIPISVGVEITQKRKQDPISPDLGISVPYKVMGARPIEEKGEAVLLKFSPTRLVLGTDGYVSKGDFLHLSFKIPKQAQEIVMMAKIVEKTFQDKQSIIELIFTDINEKHHEIIKDYYKRLSTTASS, encoded by the coding sequence ATGATTGATATCCCATCACTGAACCCATTTTTGGGGGATAAACGACTCCAACGCGGTGCGACGCTACCGCTAATCATCTCCAAGCAGGTGAAGACACCTGTCCAAGTTTTGGTTGAACATGCAAAGGGCAGTTATCTCGTCGTTTCGTATGAGATGAAGCCTGAAACAAAAGCAGAGCTTCTCGGATCAACTGTGCGCATTCGTTGGGAGACGGATGCGGCAGTGAACACTATTGATTTGGAAGTAGTTTCGGAGCAAACGCTTTGGCCGATCAAGCTTTTAGGGATGATTCCGATTAGTGTAGGGGTAGAAATTACACAAAAGCGCAAGCAGGATCCCATCTCCCCAGATCTCGGTATTTCTGTCCCTTACAAGGTGATGGGAGCTAGACCGATCGAAGAAAAAGGCGAGGCAGTGTTGCTGAAATTCTCTCCAACCCGTCTTGTTTTGGGAACGGACGGTTATGTGTCAAAGGGCGATTTTCTCCATTTGTCTTTCAAGATACCGAAGCAAGCGCAGGAGATCGTCATGATGGCGAAAATCGTGGAAAAAACGTTCCAGGACAAGCAATCAATCATTGAATTAATCTTTACGGATATTAATGAGAAGCACCATGAAATCATCAAAGATTACTATAAAAGGCTCTCAACTACCGCTTCTTCCTAA
- a CDS encoding DUF1641 domain-containing protein has protein sequence MSQTTTQQAQAAAEVASTATLAPAQQQDVLDQLMKPEIQESLNVLVANLPKLAELTTLLTKTYDLVQTVANDHVLIDDIKGGMEEFVKPISDKAKGIAQAAIEANDRVHVEESTIGLFGILKMLKDPQVQKTLRFAQAFLEVTAERQQQKR, from the coding sequence ATGTCTCAAACAACTACGCAACAAGCTCAAGCTGCTGCAGAAGTAGCAAGCACTGCTACTCTGGCACCAGCGCAGCAACAAGATGTACTGGATCAGCTGATGAAACCAGAAATCCAAGAGTCACTGAACGTATTGGTGGCGAATCTGCCTAAATTGGCGGAACTGACAACTCTTTTGACCAAAACGTATGATTTGGTACAAACGGTTGCAAATGATCATGTATTGATCGACGACATCAAAGGTGGAATGGAAGAGTTCGTAAAACCGATCTCTGATAAAGCAAAGGGTATTGCCCAAGCAGCCATTGAAGCCAATGACCGTGTTCACGTAGAAGAGTCTACGATCGGTTTGTTCGGTATTCTCAAAATGCTCAAAGATCCGCAAGTACAAAAAACATTGCGTTTCGCACAAGCATTCTTGGAAGTAACAGCAGAACGTCAACAACAAAAACGCTAG